A portion of the Halalkalicoccus subterraneus genome contains these proteins:
- a CDS encoding cytochrome P450 translates to VPRTRLDVCRPQHQADREPVKSNYVWRFTTADIPTNATVVLPVFAVQRDERWYTDPDTFNPDRWRGTSAIEAENPNFAYCPFGGGPNVCIGETFAKAELKTALAMILREWEFRPVTEEFERAIAITAQPRKELLVEVIER, encoded by the coding sequence GAGTTCCGAGAACTCGTCTTGATGTGTGCCGTCCACAACATCAGGCAGACCGTGAACCAGTGAAATCAAACTACGTCTGGCGATTCACCACGGCCGATATCCCCACAAATGCAACGGTAGTTCTTCCTGTATTTGCCGTACAACGCGATGAGCGGTGGTATACGGATCCGGATACATTTAATCCAGATCGATGGCGAGGGACGTCTGCTATCGAAGCGGAAAACCCGAACTTCGCATATTGTCCATTTGGTGGTGGACCAAATGTCTGTATTGGAGAAACGTTCGCAAAAGCTGAACTCAAAACAGCGCTTGCGATGATTCTTCGTGAGTGGGAATTTCGACCAGTAACAGAAGAGTTTGAACGGGCAATTGCGATTACTGCTCAACCTCGAAAAGAGCTGCTTGTCGAGGTTATTGAGCGGTAA
- a CDS encoding ArsR/SmtB family transcription factor, producing the protein MQGGANRISILRSLREQPKNANQLATELDLNYKTVRHHLGLLTDHGLVTTTNNQYGKLYFTTDEFAGHQETFERITADVDSGNSRDNEKHM; encoded by the coding sequence ATGCAAGGAGGAGCGAATAGAATCAGTATACTTCGGTCGCTTCGTGAGCAACCCAAAAATGCTAATCAACTCGCTACTGAATTAGATCTGAATTATAAGACTGTTCGTCACCATCTTGGACTTCTGACGGATCATGGGCTCGTCACAACAACTAATAATCAGTATGGTAAACTATATTTTACAACTGATGAATTTGCCGGTCATCAGGAAACGTTCGAACGGATTACAGCGGATGTTGATAGTGGTAACTCTCGAGATAACGAGAAACACATGTAA
- the gvpJ gene encoding gas vesicle protein GvpJ, producing the protein MEPKDESVEEGVAGLLNRALNKGAILNADLLITVNDIPLVAVRLQAAIANMELMVKYGIMTDWDPAVRHIDDEYLAQHGRDPTLDGTTSEEGNHQNG; encoded by the coding sequence ATGGAACCAAAAGACGAATCCGTCGAAGAAGGTGTTGCTGGCCTCCTCAACCGGGCCCTGAACAAGGGCGCGATTCTCAATGCAGATCTCCTAATCACGGTGAATGACATTCCACTTGTCGCTGTGCGCCTCCAGGCAGCGATCGCTAATATGGAACTCATGGTCAAATACGGTATCATGACCGACTGGGATCCAGCAGTGCGCCATATTGATGATGAGTATCTTGCTCAGCACGGGAGAGATCCGACTCTCGATGGCACCACTTCTGAAGAAGGAAATCACCAGAATGGCTGA
- a CDS encoding GvpL/GvpF family gas vesicle protein, producing the protein MSDSLYAYCFADIDTEIEDGHSFGSGVDEEPVLVLIEDGVGAVVHECPDEAYDTDEREQAERWIKQHNETIERVAAELGPALPMTFDTIFESEHAIRRFLVTHIEQISERLEMLAGMDEYGVRIYCEEELLIDEATQPTETEDAGGAAFFEEMKRDKQRKQEIAANIKDRFQLYFQRIDSAVIEATEEDLDEEPDKERGRNVLTVSCLVSDQEIQGLKQELDEINDEDGVEVVFTGPWLPYSFVGALGNTVASTEDR; encoded by the coding sequence ATGAGTGATAGTCTGTATGCCTATTGTTTCGCTGATATCGATACTGAGATCGAAGACGGGCACTCATTCGGAAGCGGAGTCGATGAGGAACCGGTCTTAGTACTCATCGAAGACGGAGTGGGGGCAGTCGTCCATGAGTGCCCAGATGAAGCATACGATACTGACGAGAGAGAGCAGGCCGAGAGGTGGATCAAACAGCACAACGAGACCATCGAACGTGTAGCAGCCGAACTTGGACCGGCTCTTCCGATGACTTTCGATACGATCTTCGAAAGCGAACATGCCATCCGCCGTTTTCTTGTGACCCATATCGAGCAAATTTCTGAGAGATTAGAGATGCTGGCCGGAATGGACGAATACGGCGTACGTATCTATTGTGAAGAAGAGCTGTTGATTGACGAAGCTACACAGCCGACCGAAACCGAAGACGCTGGTGGCGCAGCGTTTTTCGAAGAGATGAAACGGGATAAACAGCGCAAACAGGAGATAGCTGCGAACATCAAAGACCGGTTCCAGTTGTACTTCCAGCGGATTGATTCAGCCGTTATTGAGGCCACTGAAGAAGATCTCGATGAAGAGCCCGACAAAGAGCGAGGACGCAATGTCCTCACGGTGTCCTGTCTCGTTTCCGATCAGGAGATACAGGGACTAAAGCAGGAATTAGATGAGATCAACGATGAGGATGGCGTTGAAGTCGTGTTCACTGGTCCTTGGCTCCCATATTCGTTTGTCGGAGCCTTGGGAAATACTGTAGCCAGCACCGAGGATAGGTAG
- the gvpK gene encoding gas vesicle protein GvpK, giving the protein MTVEVDEEELEQGLLGLIMAVVEILKEVIDEQALNLVEKGVLDDEAAEQLGQSLMDLDETIRQIEDEHDLDETASETKKQLDRTVDDVLNTAINPNAWVEEIAEQERAQGPMIDSTDSQSGSTLDTSEADRNE; this is encoded by the coding sequence ATGACGGTGGAGGTCGACGAGGAAGAACTCGAACAGGGGTTGCTGGGGCTTATTATGGCCGTTGTCGAGATTCTCAAGGAGGTCATCGACGAACAAGCGCTCAATTTGGTCGAAAAAGGCGTTCTCGACGATGAAGCGGCCGAACAGCTCGGGCAGTCACTGATGGATCTGGATGAAACCATCCGGCAGATCGAAGACGAACATGACCTCGACGAGACGGCTTCTGAAACCAAAAAACAGCTCGACCGAACTGTCGATGACGTCCTCAATACTGCAATCAATCCCAACGCATGGGTTGAGGAGATCGCAGAACAAGAGCGAGCGCAAGGACCGATGATCGACTCCACTGACTCTCAATCTGGGTCTACTCTCGATACCTCGGAGGCCGATCGGAATGAGTGA
- a CDS encoding gas vesicle protein, with product MSVEPTRDQQLDDGLAGAIDRILDKGLVINADVVIDVAGTELLGIKIRAALASFETAAEYGLEFPAGTEETRAFAEAKARNEACLQCGKRVEKEVLLTDECPWCGWQSARAQRLDDQADSPSEPNSLESSPDHTMEVVTDELEVDNDHD from the coding sequence ATGAGCGTCGAACCGACCAGAGATCAGCAGTTAGACGATGGTCTTGCAGGTGCTATCGATCGAATCCTCGATAAGGGGTTAGTCATTAATGCTGACGTTGTTATTGATGTCGCTGGGACAGAACTGCTCGGCATCAAGATTCGTGCCGCATTAGCCTCGTTCGAGACAGCAGCTGAGTATGGCCTTGAATTTCCCGCTGGCACGGAAGAAACACGAGCATTCGCCGAAGCGAAAGCGCGCAATGAGGCATGCCTTCAGTGTGGAAAGCGCGTCGAAAAAGAGGTCCTTCTTACCGACGAGTGTCCCTGGTGTGGTTGGCAAAGTGCTCGAGCACAGCGCTTAGACGACCAAGCAGACTCCCCGAGTGAACCTAATTCTCTTGAGTCCTCGCCTGACCACACAATGGAGGTCGTTACCGACGAGCTGGAAGTCGATAATGATCACGACTAG
- a CDS encoding TetR/AcrR family transcriptional regulator: MAQFVPFDGDPVTTPDQILWATYKALYQYGYAGLSIQRIADFTDINKSSIYYHYENKDELLLAFLERVLEDIQEGFKVESKMDPVADLRLFIDQIFASTDADPQETTLPLGAYVEIRAQAVSNAAYRERIVDIDAALKEQLQSILQAGIDQGVMQDLAVEQVSEYILTTIAGAIERYATTDAIAVDAVRAELNEYLEQRIIV; this comes from the coding sequence ATGGCACAGTTCGTTCCCTTCGATGGGGATCCGGTAACGACACCAGATCAGATCCTCTGGGCGACGTATAAAGCTCTCTATCAGTATGGCTATGCCGGGCTCTCGATTCAGCGGATTGCCGACTTTACCGATATTAACAAATCCTCGATATACTATCACTATGAGAACAAAGACGAACTCCTGCTTGCGTTTCTTGAACGTGTACTGGAAGATATCCAAGAAGGATTCAAGGTAGAATCCAAGATGGATCCAGTTGCTGACCTTCGACTGTTTATCGATCAGATTTTTGCGTCAACGGATGCCGATCCTCAAGAGACGACTCTTCCATTAGGAGCCTACGTCGAGATACGAGCCCAAGCCGTCTCCAATGCAGCCTATCGAGAACGAATCGTCGATATCGATGCTGCACTGAAGGAGCAATTGCAATCAATTTTGCAAGCGGGAATTGATCAAGGTGTTATGCAGGATCTGGCTGTCGAGCAAGTTAGTGAATACATCTTGACGACGATTGCAGGAGCCATAGAGCGCTACGCAACAACTGACGCGATCGCTGTGGATGCTGTCCGAGCAGAACTTAATGAATATCTTGAGCAGCGTATTATCGTCTAG
- a CDS encoding PhzF family phenazine biosynthesis protein, producing MATNPVHIVDVFAQGTYTGNQLAVVREAANLSTDEMLAFTRETNFSEATFIESADTTVGEYDVRIFDPAEEIPFAGHPTLGTAFVIREYLTDDRPDQLTLNLGVGEIPVWVEADGDDEIYWMKQIQPSFEEEFAPNLIADILGLNQSDIDEYPITLVSTGLPTVIVPLTSLDAVQRAETQLDRYYSDLIDPIGNVNLLVFAPETYGNNDLNVRVFADCGGVPEDPATGSSNGCLAAYLVQYDYFDADRIEVTVEQGYEINRPSLLQLRASQSADDIEIEVGGRVLPVLSGHLQ from the coding sequence ATGGCCACTAACCCGGTCCATATCGTCGATGTATTCGCACAGGGAACATACACAGGTAATCAACTGGCAGTCGTTCGTGAGGCTGCCAATCTTTCCACCGACGAGATGCTTGCGTTCACCCGCGAGACGAACTTCTCCGAAGCCACTTTCATCGAATCAGCCGACACAACCGTCGGTGAATATGACGTTCGAATCTTTGACCCCGCCGAGGAAATCCCGTTTGCTGGCCATCCAACACTGGGTACAGCGTTCGTAATTCGTGAGTATCTCACAGACGATCGTCCAGATCAACTCACACTCAACCTTGGCGTGGGCGAAATCCCTGTTTGGGTCGAAGCAGACGGCGATGATGAGATCTACTGGATGAAACAGATCCAGCCCTCTTTTGAAGAAGAGTTCGCACCGAATCTAATCGCAGATATCCTTGGGCTCAATCAATCTGATATCGACGAGTATCCAATCACACTCGTCTCGACAGGCCTTCCAACCGTTATTGTCCCGTTGACCTCTCTCGATGCCGTTCAGCGAGCCGAGACGCAACTAGACCGATACTACAGTGATCTTATCGATCCGATCGGCAATGTGAACCTCCTCGTGTTCGCTCCTGAGACGTACGGCAATAACGACCTGAACGTCCGCGTGTTTGCCGATTGTGGGGGCGTCCCGGAAGACCCTGCGACTGGTTCCTCGAATGGATGTCTTGCCGCTTACCTCGTTCAGTACGATTATTTTGATGCTGATAGGATCGAGGTGACTGTCGAACAGGGATACGAGATAAATCGTCCCTCACTCCTCCAGCTCCGAGCATCCCAATCAGCAGACGATATCGAGATTGAAGTCGGTGGGCGCGTACTGCCGGTTTTGAGTGGGCACCTCCAGTAA
- a CDS encoding penicillin acylase family protein produces MADDNSSHRGEEPDQLGTWPLSRREFGGLTAGALGAIQLSGLAAAATKKAPEQRESASYEVAGLKESAEILVDQWGVPHMYAEDVEDIAFVQGFNAARDRLWQIDLWRRRSSGELSEVFGDEWIEHDRGARLFSYRGDIDEEWEAYGPDAETIATGFANGVNAFIDQTKEDPDLLPVEFQALDYEPRRWKPEDIVRMRVHAITLNVSSEVERAITLREFDEDVERVRQWLDPEDWEIEIPDGLDLELIPEDVLDVFEAATMSHTSVSFDEDDIRNPEVLDDLSVLTNGDGSSGKETSDKSDWADEKEEIPSASNNWVVGPELTETGRPILANDPHRAHNVPSLRYIAHISSPEFDVIGAGEPGLPGISIGHNGNTAFGLTIFYIDQQDLYVYETNPDDPNEYRYEDDWESMEVETETFEIRDGDDQEVELKFTQHGPVIYEDHDENIAFAVRTVWTDPGTTAYFGGIGYMRAENIDEFQDAMEGELTAGMQGWGAPPENQVAADTDGNIGWFPGGRTPVRPNWDGLLPVPGDGRYEWDGYQHQSNLPREVNPDRGWLATANHFNLPDDYPVDDPPIGFEWVAPYRYQRIAEVLSEFDEENKHSLQDSTDLQTDFLSIPIRIITEALAETDPNEDRLVEARDWLTAWDAVLDADSGEAALAEVWFEKHLQEAVTIELIGKEAFDHIGTGDIRVLLEAIEEPEQRFGSDPVATRDELLLSTLSDALDEVEELLGENRDKWAWGDLKKAFFEHAMSSGVDEDAAETLNVGPEPMGGSGYTVWNANYNDEFQLTSGASWRMVIDVGGWDNSLAMSVPGQSGDPESPFYDNLLDMFVNGEYFPLLYTREAVEDACTKTIELAPQAEDD; encoded by the coding sequence ATGGCAGATGATAACTCATCCCATCGCGGAGAAGAACCAGATCAACTCGGCACGTGGCCACTCTCACGGCGTGAATTCGGCGGACTTACCGCCGGTGCTCTTGGCGCAATCCAACTTAGTGGGCTCGCCGCTGCTGCCACCAAAAAAGCGCCAGAACAACGAGAATCAGCCTCGTATGAAGTCGCGGGATTAAAAGAATCCGCAGAGATCCTCGTCGATCAGTGGGGTGTTCCCCATATGTATGCCGAGGATGTAGAGGATATCGCGTTTGTACAGGGGTTCAACGCTGCACGTGATCGCCTCTGGCAGATCGATCTTTGGCGTCGGCGTTCGTCGGGCGAACTATCGGAGGTATTCGGTGATGAATGGATCGAACACGATCGTGGTGCGCGCCTCTTCAGTTATCGCGGCGATATCGATGAGGAGTGGGAGGCCTATGGACCCGATGCAGAAACGATCGCTACTGGGTTTGCCAACGGCGTTAACGCGTTTATCGATCAAACCAAAGAAGATCCTGATTTGTTACCGGTCGAGTTTCAAGCACTCGATTACGAACCACGGCGCTGGAAACCAGAAGACATCGTTCGAATGCGCGTCCATGCAATCACGCTCAACGTTTCGAGTGAAGTTGAGCGAGCGATCACGCTCCGAGAATTCGACGAGGATGTTGAACGGGTCCGCCAGTGGCTTGACCCCGAAGATTGGGAAATCGAAATCCCGGATGGACTTGATCTTGAGCTGATCCCCGAAGACGTTCTTGATGTCTTTGAGGCGGCAACCATGTCACATACGAGTGTTTCGTTCGACGAGGACGACATTCGTAATCCTGAGGTTCTCGATGATCTCTCGGTCCTCACGAACGGTGACGGTTCTAGTGGCAAAGAAACGTCTGACAAATCGGATTGGGCAGACGAGAAAGAGGAGATACCATCTGCAAGTAACAACTGGGTGGTCGGGCCTGAACTCACCGAAACAGGGCGACCGATTCTCGCGAACGACCCGCACCGTGCCCATAACGTTCCCTCACTACGATATATCGCGCATATCAGTTCCCCTGAGTTCGACGTCATTGGAGCGGGCGAGCCGGGGCTTCCGGGGATTTCGATTGGTCACAATGGAAATACAGCGTTCGGACTCACGATCTTCTATATCGACCAACAAGATCTGTATGTCTATGAGACGAACCCGGATGATCCAAACGAGTACCGCTACGAGGATGATTGGGAGTCCATGGAGGTGGAAACGGAAACCTTCGAGATCAGAGACGGCGATGATCAAGAAGTCGAATTGAAATTCACTCAACATGGGCCGGTGATCTACGAGGATCACGACGAGAACATCGCGTTCGCGGTCCGAACTGTCTGGACAGATCCCGGAACGACGGCTTACTTCGGCGGGATCGGATATATGCGTGCTGAGAATATTGACGAATTCCAAGACGCGATGGAGGGCGAACTCACAGCGGGCATGCAGGGATGGGGTGCGCCGCCGGAGAACCAAGTCGCTGCCGACACGGACGGAAACATCGGATGGTTTCCAGGTGGGAGAACACCCGTTCGACCTAACTGGGACGGGTTGCTTCCAGTCCCCGGGGACGGCCGCTATGAGTGGGATGGATATCAACATCAATCCAATCTACCGCGGGAGGTCAATCCTGACCGAGGCTGGCTCGCAACAGCGAACCACTTCAATCTCCCTGACGATTACCCAGTAGACGATCCGCCAATTGGCTTTGAGTGGGTAGCACCATATCGGTACCAGCGAATCGCAGAAGTTCTTAGCGAATTTGACGAGGAGAATAAACACTCGCTTCAGGATTCGACTGACCTGCAGACGGACTTTCTCTCAATTCCTATTCGGATCATTACCGAAGCGCTTGCTGAAACCGACCCGAATGAGGATCGGTTGGTCGAAGCTCGCGACTGGCTTACAGCATGGGATGCTGTTCTGGATGCTGATTCAGGCGAAGCAGCCTTGGCAGAAGTCTGGTTCGAGAAGCACCTTCAAGAAGCAGTTACCATTGAACTTATCGGGAAAGAGGCGTTTGACCACATCGGAACGGGTGATATTCGCGTACTGCTTGAGGCAATTGAGGAGCCCGAGCAGCGCTTCGGCAGTGATCCTGTTGCTACTCGTGATGAGTTGTTACTCTCAACCCTCTCTGACGCACTTGATGAGGTTGAGGAGTTACTTGGCGAGAATCGAGATAAGTGGGCATGGGGCGATTTGAAGAAGGCCTTCTTTGAGCATGCGATGTCGTCCGGCGTTGATGAAGACGCTGCTGAAACGTTAAATGTTGGACCAGAGCCAATGGGTGGAAGCGGGTACACAGTGTGGAACGCAAACTACAACGATGAGTTCCAGTTGACCTCCGGTGCATCATGGCGGATGGTTATCGACGTCGGCGGATGGGATAATTCACTAGCGATGAGTGTGCCCGGTCAGTCCGGTGATCCTGAAAGCCCGTTCTACGACAACCTACTTGATATGTTCGTCAATGGTGAGTACTTCCCACTACTCTACACCCGTGAGGCCGTTGAAGACGCCTGTACGAAGACAATCGAATTAGCTCCACAAGCGGAGGATGATTGA
- a CDS encoding P-loop NTPase: protein MVQDDRHADDRDEQESEDTSAIDMDEVEAALRKVRDPEAEMTVFEAGLIEDIRANDGHLTIDVDLSDFPPQETQSVTMTLMQAVSEVPSVERAHVEHVQPRPKMEGRAVGIGTADRVIAVASAKGGVGKTTVATSLACAFATEDQNVGLFDADIHGPNVPELLSISGPVHSDKDGNPIPVDADGLEVMSVGLLSSSAPLAWRGAMAHDALSELFEETAWSDPDTVVLDLPPGTGDVALTTLQDVPVDGVVFVTTPFHAAVSDTHRSLQLFEENDVPVLGVVANMGEFVCEGCGHPHELFEGSDLIEALEVPVLAEIPFTSEMQETPRPTHGGVTEYARELRIAVQNRIKEIWNVDVPERGIDLRDVPPEERRERVKKGFENVASGEWFFIISDRDPTPVREYLLEIVDKEGGLESFQVKRQNPETWMARTQRS from the coding sequence ATGGTACAGGACGATCGACACGCCGACGATAGAGACGAACAAGAGAGCGAAGATACGTCAGCGATCGACATGGACGAGGTTGAGGCAGCGTTGCGGAAGGTCCGTGACCCAGAGGCTGAGATGACTGTCTTTGAGGCTGGTCTGATCGAGGACATCCGGGCGAACGACGGCCACCTCACTATCGATGTCGACCTAAGTGACTTCCCTCCTCAAGAGACCCAGTCGGTAACGATGACGTTGATGCAGGCGGTCTCCGAGGTGCCTAGCGTTGAACGTGCCCATGTCGAGCACGTCCAACCGCGACCGAAGATGGAGGGGCGGGCGGTTGGCATCGGTACCGCGGATCGCGTAATCGCCGTCGCCAGCGCGAAGGGTGGTGTCGGGAAGACCACTGTCGCGACCTCACTGGCTTGTGCGTTCGCGACGGAGGATCAGAATGTCGGTCTGTTTGACGCCGACATTCACGGCCCGAATGTTCCAGAACTGCTGTCGATCAGCGGACCGGTCCATTCCGACAAGGATGGCAATCCGATCCCGGTCGACGCCGACGGCCTTGAGGTGATGAGCGTTGGGCTGCTGTCCTCAAGTGCACCATTGGCCTGGCGTGGAGCGATGGCCCATGATGCCCTCTCGGAACTGTTCGAGGAAACTGCCTGGTCGGATCCGGACACCGTCGTGCTGGACCTGCCCCCGGGAACCGGTGACGTTGCATTGACGACACTGCAGGACGTCCCCGTCGACGGTGTCGTCTTCGTCACCACCCCATTCCACGCCGCAGTATCCGATACTCACCGCTCCCTCCAGTTGTTCGAGGAGAACGACGTCCCAGTGCTCGGAGTCGTCGCGAACATGGGTGAGTTCGTCTGCGAGGGGTGTGGTCACCCTCACGAGTTATTTGAGGGTTCGGATCTAATAGAGGCCCTAGAGGTGCCCGTGCTGGCGGAGATCCCCTTCACGTCCGAGATGCAGGAGACACCTCGGCCGACACACGGAGGGGTGACCGAATATGCGCGGGAACTCAGAATTGCTGTGCAGAACCGGATCAAAGAAATCTGGAACGTGGACGTGCCCGAGCGGGGTATCGATCTACGTGATGTACCGCCAGAGGAGCGCCGCGAACGCGTGAAGAAAGGATTCGAGAACGTAGCGTCCGGTGAATGGTTCTTCATTATCAGCGACCGCGACCCGACACCAGTGCGAGAGTACCTACTTGAGATAGTCGACAAGGAGGGCGGACTGGAGTCATTTCAAGTGAAAAGGCAGAACCCGGAAACCTGGATGGCACGGACGCAGCGGTCCTAG
- a CDS encoding HEAT repeat domain-containing protein, protein MRDPEEATDGPTDPRVHPEQSPGFGEEPKGLEDIEVSRDVTLGEATPRELQATDLGPVAEHSAVDLIEDLASSDVVERRRAALALGEERPAEGVLDALIEIGLADEDSDVRQFTVESLGNLAGDGASEETSEHAGKAARQMLADKDPWVRAEATVALDRIDRTAYEEYLEALLEDDHHAVRRNAAISLFKIRGEDTLETMLDLSYDDSERMREWAAHLLAGIDDERAEQRLEEIAANKDEPKVVRSTAARSLDIDAGKFRRQFTGGLENDSADLPGESRLNRRPDL, encoded by the coding sequence GTGAGAGATCCCGAGGAAGCGACCGACGGCCCGACGGACCCTCGCGTCCATCCGGAACAGAGCCCGGGATTCGGCGAGGAGCCTAAGGGGTTAGAGGATATCGAGGTGAGCCGGGACGTGACATTAGGCGAGGCGACGCCGCGGGAACTTCAGGCGACGGACTTAGGGCCGGTCGCCGAGCACTCCGCGGTGGACCTGATCGAAGATCTGGCGTCGAGCGACGTCGTCGAACGTCGACGTGCAGCGCTTGCGCTGGGCGAGGAACGACCGGCAGAGGGCGTTCTGGACGCCCTTATTGAGATCGGGCTGGCGGATGAGGATAGTGACGTCCGGCAATTCACTGTCGAGTCGCTTGGCAACCTTGCCGGTGACGGCGCGAGCGAAGAGACAAGCGAACACGCCGGTAAGGCCGCCCGACAGATGCTCGCTGACAAGGACCCTTGGGTCCGTGCAGAGGCGACCGTGGCGCTGGATCGTATCGACCGGACCGCATACGAGGAATACCTCGAAGCGTTACTCGAGGACGACCACCACGCTGTCCGGCGGAACGCAGCTATCTCCCTGTTCAAGATTCGTGGTGAGGACACCCTAGAGACGATGCTTGACCTCTCATACGACGACAGCGAGCGAATGCGAGAGTGGGCCGCCCACTTGCTGGCCGGGATCGACGATGAGCGTGCGGAACAGCGACTGGAGGAGATTGCCGCCAACAAGGACGAACCGAAGGTTGTCCGGAGCACTGCGGCGCGGTCACTGGACATCGACGCCGGCAAGTTCCGGCGACAGTTCACCGGTGGCTTGGAGAACGACAGCGCGGACCTGCCCGGCGAGAGCCGACTTAATCGACGACCGGATCTCTAA
- a CDS encoding phosphate ABC transporter permease, giving the protein MSNESSSERPTASEGEGPSGDTRPMARLDWDWTRLAVSRDQIVFAAGVVALVMVASTTTIDVVRNLPYRPLVIPEIVRSLTVNGTPAVVAVTLVVIALATRQDDIRVGLLFAGVFGLLATISESATLPAVAAVIGGGTLALFGGLGRPATYREGSRAAVGTLIITGVAVSLASNVGLIEVGFRGFGGLLALAGLAALGVLAEGDWVALVAGVLAFAFVVYASVTRPFVVGSGLLVGFAVVDVPHLLVALALGGGTATAVSGLRRREHSLSIGAGLLLFVGVPATLPRATAVLLGATLALVSTERLIGKDSHDRNTKEVLK; this is encoded by the coding sequence GTGAGCAACGAATCCTCGAGTGAGCGACCGACAGCAAGCGAGGGGGAAGGACCGAGCGGGGATACCCGTCCGATGGCCCGCCTCGATTGGGACTGGACACGTCTTGCCGTCAGTCGTGACCAAATCGTCTTTGCAGCCGGTGTCGTCGCGCTCGTGATGGTTGCATCTACGACGACGATCGACGTCGTTCGGAACCTACCCTATCGACCACTCGTCATCCCGGAGATCGTTCGCTCGCTCACGGTCAATGGAACGCCGGCTGTCGTCGCAGTCACACTCGTCGTGATCGCACTGGCGACGCGACAGGACGATATTCGCGTTGGGCTCCTCTTCGCTGGCGTATTCGGTCTGTTGGCGACGATCAGCGAGAGCGCGACCCTGCCGGCAGTCGCTGCCGTCATCGGCGGCGGCACCCTCGCATTGTTTGGGGGCCTCGGTCGACCGGCGACCTATCGCGAGGGGAGTCGGGCTGCTGTTGGAACTCTCATAATCACCGGTGTTGCCGTCTCGCTCGCAAGCAACGTCGGACTAATCGAAGTTGGCTTCCGTGGTTTCGGTGGTCTCCTTGCGCTTGCGGGCCTTGCAGCTCTCGGAGTCCTTGCGGAAGGCGACTGGGTCGCACTTGTCGCCGGCGTCCTAGCGTTTGCCTTCGTCGTCTACGCGAGCGTGACACGACCGTTCGTCGTCGGGAGCGGCCTGTTGGTAGGATTCGCCGTCGTCGACGTACCTCATCTGCTGGTCGCGCTCGCCCTCGGCGGCGGGACGGCCACAGCGGTCAGCGGTCTCCGTCGCCGTGAACACAGTCTGTCGATCGGTGCCGGTCTTCTACTGTTCGTTGGCGTCCCGGCGACGCTGCCGCGAGCGACGGCGGTGTTGCTGGGTGCGACGCTGGCACTCGTTTCGACCGAACGACTCATCGGCAAGGATTCACATGATCGGAACACCAAGGAGGTCCTAAAGTGA